From one Catellatospora sp. IY07-71 genomic stretch:
- the pdxH gene encoding pyridoxamine 5'-phosphate oxidase, with amino-acid sequence MRREYDAAEPHRPAVREEPLVEEYLAGDWPTQFGRWFAEAVAAGLPEPNAMIVSTAAPDGRPSSRTVLLKGYDERGFVFFTNYGSRKGREALANPYASLLFPWFPMGRQVVVCGRIAPVDRHVSEEYFHQRPRGAQLGAWASEQSAVLPGRQALDEAYARAEQSFPADTEVPLPDHWGGLRVEPETVEFWQGRRSRLHDRLRFRRTGEPGADRWIVERLAP; translated from the coding sequence ATGCGGCGCGAGTACGACGCCGCCGAGCCGCACCGCCCCGCCGTACGCGAGGAGCCGCTGGTCGAGGAGTACCTCGCCGGGGACTGGCCGACGCAGTTCGGCCGCTGGTTCGCCGAGGCGGTGGCCGCCGGGCTGCCCGAGCCGAACGCGATGATCGTGTCGACCGCCGCCCCGGACGGCCGCCCCAGCTCCCGCACGGTGCTGCTCAAGGGCTACGACGAGCGCGGGTTCGTGTTCTTCACCAACTACGGCTCGCGCAAGGGGCGGGAGGCGCTGGCCAACCCGTACGCCAGCCTGCTCTTCCCGTGGTTTCCGATGGGCCGCCAGGTGGTGGTCTGCGGCCGGATCGCCCCGGTGGACCGGCACGTCAGCGAGGAGTACTTCCACCAGCGCCCGCGCGGCGCGCAGCTGGGCGCGTGGGCCAGCGAGCAGTCCGCGGTGCTGCCCGGCCGGCAGGCGCTGGACGAGGCGTACGCCCGCGCCGAGCAGTCGTTCCCGGCCGACACGGAGGTGCCGCTGCCGGACCACTGGGGCGGGCTGCGGGTGGAGCCGGAGACCGTCGAGTTCTGGCAGGGCAGGCGCAGCCGCCTGCATGATCGCCTCCGTTTCCGCAGGACCGGCGAGCCCGGCGCGGACAGGTGGATCGTGGAGCGCCTCGCCCCGTAG
- a CDS encoding aldose 1-epimerase family protein has protein sequence MTDFRPSGTQWTLTYGAQTATVVEVGGGLRGYAVDGNEILDGYAADELCPAGAGQVLMPWPNRIRDGHYRFGGQAHQLPLSEVALHNAIHGLVRWLPWQVVDRSDAAITVECGLEPQVGYPWRLSLRVEYALGEDGLTVTHTAVNRSADPAPFGVGTHPYLRVPGAAIDDLTLTVPARTRLLVDGRMLPIGAAKVAGGEFDFTEPRRLGALELDTAFGDLVRNEAGGSAVSLVAPDGRAVEVWADEKFHWWQLFTAHTLTGERHRRAIAIEPMTCPPDAMRSGRDLIELAPDETWTGTWGIRHRLGA, from the coding sequence GTGACTGATTTTCGCCCGTCCGGCACCCAGTGGACGCTGACGTACGGCGCCCAGACCGCCACCGTCGTCGAGGTCGGTGGTGGCCTGCGTGGCTACGCGGTGGACGGGAACGAGATCCTGGACGGCTACGCCGCGGACGAGCTGTGCCCGGCCGGCGCCGGGCAGGTGCTGATGCCCTGGCCGAACCGCATCCGGGACGGGCACTACCGTTTCGGCGGGCAGGCCCACCAGCTGCCGCTGAGCGAGGTGGCGCTGCACAACGCGATCCACGGCCTGGTGCGCTGGCTGCCCTGGCAGGTGGTCGACCGCAGCGACGCGGCGATCACCGTGGAGTGCGGCCTGGAGCCGCAGGTGGGCTACCCGTGGCGGCTGAGCCTGCGGGTCGAGTACGCGCTGGGCGAGGACGGCCTGACCGTCACCCACACCGCGGTGAACCGCTCGGCCGACCCGGCGCCGTTCGGCGTGGGCACCCACCCCTACCTGCGCGTCCCGGGCGCGGCCATCGACGACCTGACGCTGACCGTGCCCGCCCGCACCCGGCTGCTGGTCGACGGCCGCATGCTGCCGATCGGCGCGGCCAAGGTGGCGGGCGGCGAGTTCGACTTCACCGAGCCGCGCCGCCTGGGCGCCCTGGAGCTGGACACGGCCTTCGGTGACCTGGTCCGGAACGAGGCCGGGGGCTCGGCGGTCAGCCTGGTCGCCCCGGACGGCCGCGCGGTGGAGGTCTGGGCGGACGAGAAGTTCCACTGGTGGCAGCTGTTCACCGCGCACACGCTGACCGGCGAGCGGCACCGCCGCGCGATCGCGATCGAGCCGATGACCTGCCCGCCCGACGCGATGCGCTCCGGCCGCGACCTGATCGAGCTGGCCCCGGACGAGACCTGGACCGGCACCTGGGGCATCCGGCACCGGCTGGGGGCCTGA
- a CDS encoding nitroreductase family protein encodes MEFADVVRRRRMVRNYDPDRPVPAEVVERILRHATHAPSAGFAQGWAFLVLETPAERELFWSATSPAGAAPSRWLAGMRSAPLLVVPLSHKAAYLDRYAEADKGWTDRDEARWPVPYWHVDTGMAALLMLLTAVDEGLGACFFGIPPQRLGAFREAFGVPEAYTPIGAVSVGYRAPDHRSASLRRGRRSLGEVVHRGRWAGAPETGGVSAGAPVLATDG; translated from the coding sequence GTGGAGTTCGCCGACGTCGTGCGGCGGCGCCGGATGGTGCGCAACTACGACCCCGACCGGCCGGTGCCGGCCGAGGTGGTCGAGCGCATCCTGCGGCACGCCACGCACGCGCCGTCGGCGGGCTTCGCCCAGGGCTGGGCGTTCCTCGTGCTGGAGACGCCGGCCGAGCGTGAGCTGTTCTGGAGCGCGACGTCCCCGGCGGGCGCGGCCCCGTCGCGCTGGCTGGCCGGGATGCGCAGCGCGCCGCTGCTGGTGGTGCCGCTGTCGCACAAGGCGGCCTACCTGGACCGGTACGCCGAGGCGGACAAGGGCTGGACGGACCGCGACGAGGCGCGCTGGCCGGTGCCGTACTGGCACGTCGACACCGGCATGGCGGCGCTGCTGATGCTGCTCACCGCGGTGGACGAGGGGCTGGGCGCCTGCTTCTTCGGCATCCCGCCGCAGCGGCTCGGGGCGTTCCGGGAGGCGTTCGGCGTGCCGGAGGCGTACACCCCGATCGGGGCGGTGAGCGTGGGCTACCGTGCGCCGGACCACCGCTCCGCCTCGCTGCGGCGCGGCCGCAGGTCACTCGGCGAGGTGGTCCATCGCGGGCGCTGGGCGGGCGCCCCGGAGACGGGCGGGGTGTCGGCGGGTGCGCCGGTGCTCGCCACCGACGGTTAG
- a CDS encoding type II toxin-antitoxin system VapB family antitoxin: MIFKAVRDGRPYPDHGYTLKQWADIPPRQVSLNQLVTIKLEMALDRVLADDSTFYGDLFPHVVQWQGELYLEDGLHRALRAALQQRHQIHARVLVLS; encoded by the coding sequence GTGATCTTCAAGGCGGTGCGAGACGGGCGGCCGTACCCGGACCACGGGTACACCCTCAAGCAGTGGGCGGACATTCCGCCCCGGCAGGTGTCGCTCAACCAGCTCGTCACGATCAAGCTCGAGATGGCGCTGGACCGGGTCCTGGCGGACGACTCGACCTTCTACGGCGACCTGTTCCCGCACGTCGTGCAGTGGCAGGGCGAGCTCTATCTGGAGGACGGCCTGCACCGCGCCCTGCGCGCCGCGCTGCAGCAGCGCCACCAGATCCACGCCCGGGTCCTCGTCCTCAGTTAG
- a CDS encoding acyl-CoA dehydrogenase family protein — MLPLDLLDLDSLLTDEEREIRAVVRRLVDDKVRPHVAGWYETGHAPVRELARDFGALGLLGMHLTGYGCAGSSAVAYGLACLELEAADSGVRSLVSVQGSLAMYAIWKYGSEEQKQRWLPGMAKGELIGCFGLTEPDHGSDPASMATRARRDGAGWVLHGGKMWITNAPVADVAVIWARTDDGVRGFAVPTDTPGFTAKEITGKLSLRASSTGEIVLDEVRVPDSARLPGAEGLRAPLSCLTEARYGIVWGALGAARDCLHTALAYATTRTQFGKPIAGFQLTQAKLADMALELQKGFLLALHLGRTADRGALRPEMVSAGKLNNVREAIAIARQCRTILGANGVSGEYPVLRHANNLESVLTYEGTSEIHQLVLGQRLTGLAAFG; from the coding sequence GTGCTTCCGCTCGATCTGCTCGACCTGGATTCGCTGCTCACCGACGAGGAGCGGGAGATCCGCGCCGTGGTGCGGCGCCTGGTCGACGACAAGGTACGCCCGCACGTGGCCGGCTGGTACGAGACCGGCCACGCCCCGGTGCGCGAACTCGCCCGGGACTTCGGCGCGCTCGGCCTGCTCGGCATGCACCTGACGGGCTACGGCTGCGCCGGGTCCTCCGCGGTGGCCTACGGGCTGGCCTGCCTGGAGCTGGAGGCGGCCGACTCGGGCGTGCGCTCGCTGGTCAGCGTGCAGGGCTCGCTGGCCATGTACGCGATCTGGAAGTACGGCTCCGAGGAGCAGAAGCAGCGCTGGCTGCCCGGCATGGCCAAGGGCGAGCTGATCGGCTGCTTCGGGCTCACCGAGCCCGACCACGGCTCCGACCCGGCCTCGATGGCCACCCGCGCGCGCCGCGACGGCGCCGGCTGGGTGCTGCACGGCGGCAAGATGTGGATCACCAACGCGCCGGTGGCCGACGTCGCGGTGATCTGGGCGCGCACCGACGACGGCGTACGCGGCTTCGCGGTGCCGACGGACACGCCGGGGTTCACCGCCAAGGAGATCACCGGCAAGCTGTCGCTGCGGGCCAGCTCCACGGGCGAGATCGTGCTCGACGAGGTGCGCGTGCCGGACTCCGCCCGGCTGCCCGGCGCGGAGGGCCTGCGCGCCCCGCTCAGCTGCCTCACCGAGGCCCGCTACGGCATCGTCTGGGGTGCGCTGGGGGCCGCGCGGGACTGCCTGCACACGGCGCTGGCGTACGCCACCACCCGGACCCAGTTCGGCAAGCCGATCGCCGGGTTCCAGCTGACCCAGGCCAAGCTCGCCGACATGGCGCTGGAGCTGCAGAAGGGCTTCCTGCTGGCGCTGCACCTGGGCCGCACCGCCGACCGCGGCGCGCTGCGCCCGGAGATGGTCAGCGCGGGCAAGCTGAACAACGTGCGCGAGGCGATCGCGATCGCCCGGCAGTGCCGCACCATCCTCGGCGCGAACGGCGTGTCCGGGGAGTATCCGGTGCTGCGGCACGCCAACAACCTGGAGAGCGTGCTCACCTACGAGGGCACCTCGGAGATCCATCAGCTGGTGCTGGGCCAGCGCCTCACCGGCCTCGCCGCCTTCGGCTGA
- a CDS encoding CDP-alcohol phosphatidyltransferase family protein encodes MRPSVAEIRTRTYKARDAWWTVLLVDPVAVHLVRLIAPYRWITPNKITTTAFLFGCGAAYGFSTLTATGLLVGALLFHISFILDCIDGKIARLNGTGSMFGSWLDYVFDRLRVLACSLALFIAAYALTDNLWFLAAGFAVNFMDMFRYLNALQVYRVNTETREKLQAAREAAGIATVVDPDNPDEAAANAGDRSMLVLGGGEQNKAISSFMRFRTWLRNGRIRPHLVSGIEYQMFVFIVGPIVAALAGTVDALIWVTAASTGLVLLFELAIIYMLYRSTKGASRQIKALQAQAEARIPAPRAGEPATVSAH; translated from the coding sequence GTGCGCCCCTCTGTCGCCGAAATCAGGACCCGCACCTACAAGGCGCGGGACGCCTGGTGGACGGTTCTGCTGGTCGACCCGGTCGCGGTGCACCTGGTCCGGCTCATCGCGCCGTACCGGTGGATCACCCCGAACAAGATCACGACCACGGCGTTCCTCTTCGGCTGCGGCGCGGCCTACGGGTTCTCCACGCTGACCGCGACGGGCCTGCTCGTCGGAGCCCTGCTCTTCCACATCAGCTTCATCCTGGACTGCATCGACGGCAAGATCGCCCGCCTGAACGGCACCGGCTCGATGTTCGGCTCGTGGCTCGACTACGTCTTCGACCGGCTGCGCGTGCTGGCCTGCTCGCTGGCGCTGTTCATCGCCGCGTACGCGCTCACCGACAACCTGTGGTTCCTGGCGGCCGGCTTCGCGGTCAACTTCATGGACATGTTCCGCTATCTGAACGCGCTGCAGGTGTACCGGGTCAACACCGAGACCCGGGAGAAGCTCCAGGCGGCCCGGGAGGCCGCGGGCATCGCCACCGTGGTCGACCCGGACAACCCCGACGAGGCGGCCGCGAACGCCGGCGACCGCTCCATGCTGGTGCTCGGCGGCGGCGAGCAGAACAAGGCGATCAGCTCGTTCATGCGCTTCCGCACCTGGCTGCGCAACGGCCGGATCCGCCCGCACCTGGTCAGCGGTATCGAGTACCAGATGTTCGTGTTCATCGTCGGCCCGATCGTGGCCGCGCTGGCGGGCACCGTGGACGCCCTCATCTGGGTGACCGCCGCCTCCACCGGCCTGGTGCTGCTGTTCGAGCTGGCGATCATCTACATGCTGTACCGCTCGACCAAGGGCGCCAGCCGGCAGATCAAGGCGTTGCAGGCGCAGGCCGAGGCCCGCATCCCGGCCCCGCGCGCCGGCGAGCCGGCCACGGTCTCCGCGCACTGA
- a CDS encoding DUF4230 domain-containing protein translates to MGAADEPTRNLPEVGKPQYAAGRAKPTEPLPRQRPEDDDDLDEAPERRPRRGRRLLVALLVLVILGGAVFSLNLANLLPQWRNPFAVEKTDNSGPPLLLSIKDLSRYVAAEGNFEVIIDLKEDRRFIPDWLINQRTLFVASGNVEAYVDFSSLGDGAIVESADRKSVTITLPSPQLAEPKLDLDRSYVYAEERGLINRVGDFFNGDPNRQQETLQVAEQKLAEAGAKSTLVDRAEENTRKMLEGMLRSLGYTSVTVVFTGD, encoded by the coding sequence ATGGGCGCCGCTGACGAACCGACTCGCAACCTGCCCGAGGTCGGCAAGCCGCAGTACGCGGCGGGCCGGGCCAAGCCCACCGAGCCGCTGCCCCGGCAGCGCCCCGAGGACGACGACGACCTCGACGAGGCGCCCGAGCGCCGCCCGCGCCGCGGCCGCAGGCTGCTGGTCGCCCTGCTCGTGCTGGTGATCCTGGGCGGCGCCGTGTTCAGCCTCAACCTGGCCAATCTGCTGCCGCAGTGGCGCAACCCGTTCGCGGTCGAGAAGACCGACAACAGCGGGCCGCCCCTGCTCCTGTCGATCAAGGACCTGAGCCGGTACGTGGCCGCCGAGGGCAACTTCGAGGTGATCATCGACCTCAAGGAGGACCGGCGGTTCATCCCCGACTGGCTGATCAACCAGCGCACGCTGTTCGTCGCGTCGGGCAACGTCGAGGCGTACGTCGACTTCAGCTCGCTGGGCGACGGCGCGATCGTCGAGTCGGCCGACCGCAAGTCGGTCACCATCACCCTGCCGTCCCCGCAGCTCGCCGAGCCCAAGCTCGACCTGGACCGCAGCTACGTCTACGCGGAGGAGCGCGGCCTGATCAACCGGGTCGGCGACTTCTTCAACGGCGACCCCAACCGGCAGCAGGAGACGCTGCAGGTGGCCGAGCAGAAGCTGGCCGAGGCGGGCGCCAAGAGCACGCTGGTGGACCGCGCCGAGGAGAACACCCGCAAGATGCTGGAGGGCATGCTCCGCTCGCTCGGCTACACCAGCGTGACCGTGGTGTTCACCGGCGACTGA
- a CDS encoding endonuclease/exonuclease/phosphatase family protein encodes MPPYRQRSGANPAPRPGAPARRPSWRAVLAAGAAALLAACTSPTPEPVKPSPAAPPNIIGVMSFNVCGGQCPPTLPTTQWASTVAAVIDENRSEVVMLQEICRSQYLALSDLLGKRDRAVGTPYTFAWKPTLTNNAACKVWGEAPNRAETGYFGNAILIRGTDAIKYRTDVALPNPYGHEPRFMICLDTAFEQTVRVCNVHIDYHPESRKVQLAHVAKLVGGWAATRPVVLGGDLNIRPDAPELQALYSAPLGMGRLAEVDDTDKRFFGGGCTGATVRCRTGETTMRETSDTKVSYIFASDGHFKIMDGGVGRGYAPLSSHLPLFGLLAVTPPASAPPSAAASGTP; translated from the coding sequence GTGCCTCCCTACCGGCAACGCAGCGGCGCGAACCCCGCTCCCCGTCCCGGCGCCCCGGCGCGGCGCCCGTCCTGGCGGGCGGTGCTCGCCGCCGGTGCGGCCGCCCTGCTGGCCGCCTGCACCTCGCCGACCCCGGAACCGGTCAAGCCCTCACCCGCGGCGCCGCCGAACATCATCGGGGTGATGTCGTTCAACGTGTGCGGCGGCCAGTGCCCGCCCACGCTGCCGACCACCCAGTGGGCCTCGACCGTCGCCGCGGTCATCGACGAGAACCGCTCCGAGGTGGTGATGCTGCAGGAGATCTGCCGATCGCAGTACCTCGCGCTCAGCGACCTGCTCGGCAAGCGGGACCGGGCGGTGGGCACGCCGTACACGTTCGCCTGGAAGCCCACGCTGACGAACAACGCCGCGTGCAAGGTCTGGGGCGAGGCGCCCAACCGCGCGGAGACCGGCTACTTCGGCAACGCGATCCTGATCCGGGGAACCGACGCGATCAAGTACCGGACCGACGTCGCGCTGCCGAACCCGTACGGCCACGAGCCCCGGTTCATGATCTGCCTGGACACCGCGTTCGAGCAGACGGTGCGCGTCTGCAACGTGCACATCGACTACCACCCGGAGTCGCGCAAGGTGCAGCTCGCGCACGTGGCCAAGCTGGTGGGCGGCTGGGCCGCGACCCGGCCGGTCGTGCTCGGCGGCGACCTGAACATCCGGCCCGACGCGCCCGAGCTGCAGGCGCTGTACTCCGCGCCGCTCGGCATGGGCCGCCTCGCCGAGGTCGACGACACGGACAAGCGCTTCTTCGGGGGCGGCTGCACGGGCGCCACCGTCCGCTGCCGCACCGGCGAGACCACGATGCGCGAGACGTCCGACACGAAGGTCAGCTACATCTTCGCCTCGGACGGGCACTTCAAGATCATGGACGGCGGCGTCGGCCGCGGCTACGCGCCGCTGAGCAGCCATCTGCCCCTGTTCGGCCTGCTGGCGGTGACCCCGCCGGCCAGCGCACCGCCGTCGGCGGCGGCGTCGGGCACGCCGTGA
- a CDS encoding endonuclease/exonuclease/phosphatase family protein, with product MFRRIRPPRQHRTVVAFVLFAVLAATGLVSSIGAKEPDPEKPLFHGLPSIPVRILSFNVCGGVCPRKASLASWVTTLTAGLSRHKVDVLLLQELCRAQYESLALELSGGSPGPRYLAVWTETVDDDEKCRQWGETRQRGGETRFGNAILIRDVDAVQDRRTWRLPGTGETEQRALTCVQAALPDTGRVRVCNVHIDHHSAVGAQQAGQVARLADGWAGTEPVLLGGDFNLYPDHPALSALYAPPGGAGAFREVDDTDAGRFPEGCEKGPCRSGEGTYHGKKIDYIFASGRHFAIMDAYPVAELAPLSDHLPLLGVVAHLPPAGGQP from the coding sequence ATGTTCCGCCGGATCCGACCGCCCAGGCAGCACCGGACAGTTGTGGCCTTTGTGCTCTTCGCCGTGCTCGCTGCCACGGGATTGGTGAGCAGCATCGGTGCGAAGGAACCAGATCCGGAAAAGCCGTTGTTTCATGGTTTGCCGTCCATTCCGGTGCGAATCCTCAGCTTCAACGTGTGCGGGGGCGTCTGCCCACGCAAGGCTTCACTCGCCTCATGGGTGACGACTCTCACAGCCGGGCTGAGTCGGCACAAGGTGGACGTCCTGCTGCTGCAGGAGCTCTGCCGGGCGCAGTACGAGAGCCTCGCCCTGGAGCTGTCCGGCGGCTCGCCGGGGCCGCGCTACCTCGCGGTGTGGACGGAGACGGTCGACGACGACGAGAAGTGCCGCCAGTGGGGCGAGACCCGCCAGCGCGGCGGGGAGACGCGGTTCGGCAACGCCATCCTGATCCGCGACGTCGACGCCGTCCAGGACCGGCGGACCTGGCGGCTGCCCGGCACGGGCGAGACCGAGCAGCGGGCGCTGACCTGCGTACAGGCCGCGCTGCCCGACACGGGCCGGGTCCGGGTGTGCAATGTGCACATCGACCATCACAGCGCCGTCGGCGCGCAGCAGGCCGGTCAGGTGGCCCGCCTGGCCGACGGCTGGGCCGGGACCGAGCCGGTGCTGCTCGGCGGTGACTTCAATCTCTACCCCGACCATCCGGCGCTGTCGGCGCTGTACGCCCCGCCCGGCGGCGCGGGCGCGTTCCGCGAGGTCGACGACACCGACGCGGGGCGGTTTCCCGAGGGCTGCGAGAAAGGCCCGTGCCGGTCGGGCGAGGGCACCTACCACGGCAAGAAGATCGACTACATCTTCGCGTCCGGGCGGCACTTTGCCATCATGGACGCCTACCCTGTCGCCGAACTGGCGCCGCTGTCCGACCACCTCCCGCTCCTGGGCGTCGTCGCCCACCTCCCGCCCGCCGGCGGTCAGCCCTGA
- a CDS encoding stealth family protein has translation MVGQRDDRSVRLAPPVRSRLFRLYGSMVPPATRERIKTSLSPRMMSFLVRFAVRRGTTPAGAAGRRTRRYRASGLVALGAEHGRIVAQTVHRATPLAARRETLRQVLEILDGAGVAHFVVRGVDDLASAVAVSAADRPAVLRALRAAAKARPFYFAEVIGQHVRSRRRGDDGRFWRTAQKAEVVRVVRHYLDSGVMFGAECGCDIEFWLPEDGMLHAPRPNRAADLVPEQGPATLLGEESFTRLSSVDATGWGSYPTREEFAGDLLDDITFPVDAVYTWVDGADPAWRDRRDRALRERPPVLGQAANASRYLNRDELRYSLRSLWMFAPWVRRIWLVTDDQVPPWLDPSHPKVTVVSHAELFGGRGALPTFNSHAIESQLHHLPGLSEHFVYFNDDVFLGRPFPPGKLFHANGIAKIFPSRAKVDPGELGADADIPATAAGRNNRRLVQKDFGRHVTYKMKHVPHALRRSVLAEIEERYPEELARTAGNPFRDPEDVSLTSSLFQYYAYATGRAAVDSIRYMYADLSSPTTEAMLPLLQAKRDFDVFCLNDTDTDPAQFDRLHRLMESFLSQYFPIPAPWEK, from the coding sequence ATGGTCGGCCAACGGGATGATCGATCGGTCCGGCTCGCGCCGCCGGTCAGATCGCGGCTCTTCCGGCTCTACGGCTCCATGGTCCCGCCCGCCACCCGCGAGCGGATCAAGACGAGCCTGTCGCCGCGCATGATGTCCTTCCTGGTGCGCTTCGCCGTCCGTCGGGGTACGACTCCGGCTGGCGCCGCCGGCCGCAGGACCCGCCGCTACCGGGCCTCCGGGCTCGTCGCGCTCGGCGCCGAACACGGCCGGATCGTGGCGCAGACCGTGCACCGGGCGACCCCGCTGGCGGCCCGGCGGGAGACGCTGCGGCAGGTGCTGGAGATCCTCGACGGCGCCGGTGTGGCCCACTTCGTGGTCCGCGGCGTCGACGACCTGGCCAGTGCGGTCGCGGTGAGCGCCGCCGACCGCCCGGCGGTGCTCCGGGCGCTGCGGGCCGCGGCCAAGGCGCGCCCGTTCTACTTCGCCGAGGTGATCGGCCAGCACGTACGGTCCCGGCGCCGCGGCGACGACGGCAGATTCTGGCGTACGGCGCAGAAGGCGGAGGTGGTGCGGGTCGTCCGGCACTACCTGGACAGCGGCGTCATGTTCGGGGCCGAGTGCGGGTGCGACATCGAGTTCTGGCTGCCCGAGGACGGGATGCTGCACGCGCCGCGGCCCAACCGCGCCGCGGACCTGGTGCCGGAGCAGGGGCCGGCCACGCTGCTGGGCGAGGAGTCGTTCACCCGGCTGTCCTCGGTGGACGCCACCGGCTGGGGCTCCTACCCCACCCGCGAGGAGTTCGCGGGCGACCTGCTCGACGACATCACGTTCCCGGTGGACGCCGTCTACACGTGGGTGGACGGCGCCGACCCGGCCTGGCGCGACCGCCGGGACCGGGCGCTGCGCGAGCGTCCCCCGGTGCTGGGCCAGGCGGCCAACGCGTCGCGCTACCTCAACCGCGACGAGCTGCGCTACTCGTTGCGCTCGCTGTGGATGTTCGCGCCCTGGGTGCGCCGGATCTGGCTGGTGACCGACGACCAGGTGCCGCCGTGGCTGGATCCGAGCCACCCGAAGGTGACCGTGGTGAGCCATGCCGAGCTGTTCGGCGGCCGCGGGGCGCTGCCCACCTTCAACTCGCACGCGATCGAGTCGCAGCTGCACCACCTCCCGGGCCTCAGCGAACACTTCGTGTACTTCAACGACGACGTGTTCCTGGGCCGGCCGTTCCCGCCCGGAAAGCTGTTCCACGCCAACGGCATCGCGAAGATCTTCCCGTCCCGCGCGAAGGTCGACCCCGGTGAGCTGGGCGCGGACGCGGACATCCCGGCCACCGCGGCCGGGCGCAACAACCGGCGGCTCGTCCAGAAGGACTTCGGCCGCCACGTCACCTACAAGATGAAGCACGTGCCGCACGCGCTGCGGCGCAGCGTGCTCGCCGAGATCGAGGAGCGCTACCCCGAGGAGCTGGCCCGCACCGCGGGCAACCCGTTCCGCGATCCGGAGGACGTCTCGCTGACCTCGTCGCTGTTCCAGTACTACGCCTACGCGACCGGCCGGGCCGCGGTCGACTCGATCCGCTACATGTACGCCGACCTGTCGTCGCCGACCACCGAGGCCATGCTGCCGCTGCTGCAGGCCAAGCGCGACTTCGACGTCTTCTGCCTGAACGACACCGACACCGACCCGGCGCAGTTCGACCGCCTGCACCGGCTCATGGAGTCGTTCCTGTCCCAGTACTTCCCGATCCCGGCGCCGTGGGAGAAGTGA